In the Stigmatella erecta genome, one interval contains:
- a CDS encoding Ig-like domain-containing protein produces the protein MLMRVWTQALCAAVCVLVFVGCGGDECVDQYDCRNDKGEPPAGQFYVCVANKCELRDVNSPGDGGTPDGGGPGPVDAGPTTVCRDTALVGVDQGCTAEAPSCDAAANGGLGQCKTCGDSDKGDGRDQGCSTDAPFCDPSANGGNGACRACLNSGAGSAQDQGCAAAAPLCDSAAGNGVGACKVCLDTAAAGSTAADDGCSAPTSICDTAAADGAGACKICVTGSNEGCPGSQTCNAQGTACEGCENNDSCTNPSTPICKPPPPVSSCVECIDNSSCSGARPACNTGTNLCGCTADAQCAAATGTADYCDTSASNGRGECRVCVTNAHCAAQDPSKPLCDNATACVQCLTNASCSLNQVCNASKACEAAPGVDPAATSAQIQAFLNAPSGVLTPVLAINNAFITYIKPAVGTDATGFFLQAQANGPAMFVLYDPTGLQVGDRVSLTVAEKSLISGIDAAKTLQAAPTIEARGYPVQNLNTATPAGLAVDVSSKSDLQSSLDQYESELIALTGTLATAPASSGSGHVAMQITTQGMQTAASTFVLRLAATLTSELDLAPGCQFTLKAGPMWRFTPNANSNAAQPSAYAASDITFTCPAPKLVNAVAASPTEVILNFDRLIAPASVTNAAQQFTFNNGLTATGAEVEGKQITVTTGAQTSGTDYTVTVAASVTDTAGTPVPSPGNTATFKGYRTQAVLVLNEVNPNVSTANGNRDLIELKVLSAGNTSGMTLIQEPANSSTQSLLATLPDVSVQAGDLIVIHMSPDAARGDATTSETTAKNENTATTNYPGAWDFVGNATHIVFSNQVLRINSVAGVTQDAVAFARSDLTGTSRPSGFPPRLQAAQAEGLWLPANCNGELCVYDTTPQNAVNVSVDWKNAGSAQTGISIRRVGATDTHQASDWASGAQSFGLPN, from the coding sequence ATGTTGATGCGCGTTTGGACCCAAGCGCTCTGCGCCGCCGTGTGTGTTCTGGTGTTCGTTGGATGTGGCGGCGACGAATGTGTCGATCAGTACGACTGTCGCAACGACAAAGGTGAGCCCCCGGCAGGCCAATTTTATGTGTGTGTCGCGAACAAGTGTGAGCTTCGCGATGTGAACTCCCCGGGAGACGGGGGCACGCCCGATGGGGGCGGCCCCGGCCCCGTCGATGCCGGCCCCACCACCGTGTGCCGGGACACGGCCCTCGTGGGCGTTGACCAGGGCTGCACCGCCGAGGCGCCCTCCTGTGACGCGGCCGCGAACGGTGGCCTGGGCCAGTGCAAGACCTGCGGCGACTCCGACAAGGGCGACGGCCGCGACCAGGGCTGCTCCACGGATGCCCCCTTCTGTGATCCTTCCGCGAACGGTGGCAATGGGGCCTGCCGGGCCTGCCTCAACTCCGGGGCCGGTAGCGCCCAGGATCAGGGCTGCGCGGCCGCCGCGCCCCTCTGCGACAGCGCGGCGGGCAATGGCGTGGGCGCCTGCAAGGTCTGTCTGGATACGGCCGCCGCGGGCAGCACCGCGGCCGACGATGGGTGCTCCGCGCCCACCTCCATCTGCGACACGGCCGCGGCCGACGGCGCCGGCGCGTGCAAGATCTGCGTGACGGGCAGCAACGAGGGTTGCCCGGGCTCGCAGACGTGCAACGCCCAGGGAACCGCGTGCGAGGGCTGCGAGAACAACGACTCCTGCACCAACCCCTCCACCCCCATCTGCAAGCCGCCGCCTCCCGTGTCGAGCTGCGTGGAGTGCATCGACAACTCGAGCTGCTCCGGTGCGCGTCCCGCCTGCAACACGGGCACCAACCTGTGCGGTTGCACGGCGGATGCGCAGTGTGCCGCCGCCACGGGCACGGCTGACTACTGCGACACCTCCGCCAGCAATGGCCGGGGCGAGTGCCGGGTCTGCGTGACGAACGCGCACTGTGCCGCGCAGGACCCCTCCAAGCCCCTCTGTGACAATGCGACCGCCTGCGTCCAGTGCCTGACCAACGCGAGCTGCTCGCTGAACCAGGTGTGCAACGCCAGCAAGGCCTGCGAGGCCGCGCCCGGCGTCGACCCCGCCGCCACCAGCGCGCAGATCCAGGCGTTCCTGAACGCCCCCAGCGGCGTCCTGACCCCGGTACTGGCCATCAACAACGCGTTCATCACGTACATCAAGCCTGCCGTCGGTACGGATGCGACGGGCTTCTTCCTCCAAGCCCAGGCCAATGGTCCCGCGATGTTCGTGTTGTATGATCCGACGGGCCTTCAGGTGGGCGATCGCGTCTCCCTCACCGTGGCCGAGAAGAGCCTCATCTCGGGCATCGATGCGGCCAAGACCCTCCAGGCGGCCCCCACCATCGAGGCCCGGGGCTACCCGGTTCAGAACCTGAACACGGCCACCCCCGCGGGGCTCGCCGTGGACGTCTCCTCGAAGTCCGACCTCCAGAGCAGCCTCGACCAGTACGAGAGCGAGCTCATCGCGCTGACGGGCACCCTCGCCACCGCGCCTGCCTCTTCGGGCTCTGGCCATGTCGCCATGCAGATCACCACCCAGGGCATGCAGACGGCGGCGTCGACCTTCGTGCTTCGTCTCGCCGCCACGCTGACCAGCGAGCTCGACTTGGCTCCTGGCTGCCAGTTCACGCTCAAGGCGGGACCGATGTGGCGCTTCACGCCCAACGCCAACAGCAACGCGGCCCAGCCGTCCGCTTACGCCGCTTCGGACATCACCTTCACCTGTCCTGCCCCGAAGCTGGTGAATGCGGTGGCCGCGTCTCCGACGGAGGTCATCCTGAACTTTGACCGCCTCATCGCCCCGGCGAGCGTGACGAACGCCGCGCAGCAGTTCACCTTCAACAATGGACTGACCGCCACGGGCGCCGAGGTGGAGGGCAAGCAGATCACCGTGACCACGGGCGCCCAGACGAGTGGGACGGACTACACCGTCACCGTCGCGGCGAGCGTCACCGACACTGCGGGCACCCCGGTTCCCTCGCCAGGCAACACGGCCACCTTCAAGGGCTACCGGACCCAGGCCGTGCTCGTGCTCAATGAGGTCAACCCGAACGTCAGCACCGCCAACGGGAACCGGGACCTCATCGAGCTGAAGGTCCTCTCCGCGGGGAACACGAGTGGAATGACGCTCATTCAGGAGCCGGCCAACAGCTCCACCCAGTCGCTCCTGGCCACGCTGCCTGACGTGTCCGTGCAGGCCGGAGACCTCATCGTCATCCACATGAGCCCGGATGCCGCCCGCGGCGATGCCACCACCAGCGAGACCACGGCCAAGAACGAGAACACCGCCACGACCAACTATCCAGGGGCGTGGGACTTTGTGGGCAACGCCACCCACATCGTGTTCTCCAATCAGGTGCTGCGCATCAACTCGGTCGCGGGCGTGACGCAGGATGCCGTGGCCTTCGCGCGCAGCGACCTGACGGGCACCAGCCGCCCCTCGGGCTTCCCGCCCCGGCTGCAGGCTGCTCAGGCGGAAGGGCTGTGGCTGCCCGCCAACTGCAATGGCGAGCTGTGCGTCTACGACACCACGCCGCAGAACGCGGTCAACGTGTCGGTGGACTGGAAGAACGCAGGCAGCGCCCAGACGGGGATCAGCATCCGCCGCGTAGGGGCCACGGACACCCATCAGGCCTCGGACTGGGCCAGTGGCGCGCAGAGCTTCGGCCTGCCGAACTAG
- a CDS encoding methyl-accepting chemotaxis protein yields the protein MKDPSPPASLPIGNVYSAFLWQRWPRRLQQLSRMAVAGSGLLLLLAAPWGPGASESPSFLGVMGLRLLGLGLAVAALLLRNLKSGPWVSVGCLALWILSGQASFYVAGAQRSMPHTALLLLCLLLVPLVLPLHTAGRILFYSAVSVSHGVMEFTLAAGDALAPRLMGIATLSVSTVAIALPLRSTLRALQRLFFLKLKIGSTSRTLKTSRAQVNEATETLARLVETLQNSTLELSSDSARARMETERITQASEAVARMAQAASERAFGASSIVSQATGHTERIDAQMERVKSGMTSIGHAIGHTESSLRELVHHARQIVSFTNTLQEFANQTDVLALNASLEAARAGEAGRSFAVVAREVRKLSEASKGSSVKINEVVRGIHEQLDSTLQGMGAIRQNTSQFENNFADARKTLESIRDIVTRIEQMMRSTMEDATAQAGATGAIFSGAAQLQGLVEAHAQMSAGVAVTADQLGHLADELRELLPRKEPGLAPPSAGVSAPAVAPSPAHSPKAVA from the coding sequence ATGAAGGATCCTTCCCCTCCAGCCTCCCTGCCCATCGGGAACGTGTACTCGGCTTTCCTCTGGCAGCGCTGGCCCCGTCGGCTCCAGCAGCTGAGCCGGATGGCCGTGGCGGGAAGCGGCCTGCTGCTGCTGCTCGCCGCGCCCTGGGGGCCCGGCGCGTCCGAGAGCCCTTCGTTCCTCGGCGTGATGGGCCTGCGGCTCCTGGGGCTGGGGCTGGCGGTGGCCGCCCTGCTGCTGCGCAACCTCAAGTCCGGTCCCTGGGTGAGCGTGGGGTGCCTCGCGCTGTGGATCCTCTCCGGCCAGGCCTCGTTCTATGTGGCGGGCGCCCAGCGCAGCATGCCGCACACGGCCCTGCTGCTCTTGTGCCTGCTGCTCGTGCCGCTGGTGCTCCCCCTGCACACCGCCGGGCGGATCCTCTTCTATAGCGCCGTGAGCGTCAGCCACGGGGTGATGGAGTTCACCCTGGCCGCGGGGGATGCGCTGGCCCCCCGGTTGATGGGCATCGCCACGCTGAGCGTGAGCACCGTGGCCATCGCCTTGCCCTTGCGCTCCACGCTGCGCGCCCTGCAGCGGCTGTTCTTCCTCAAGCTGAAGATCGGCTCGACGTCACGGACCCTGAAGACGTCCCGGGCCCAGGTGAACGAGGCCACCGAGACGCTGGCCCGGCTGGTGGAGACGCTGCAGAACTCCACGCTGGAGCTGTCCAGTGACTCGGCGCGCGCACGCATGGAGACCGAGCGCATCACCCAGGCCAGCGAGGCCGTGGCGCGCATGGCCCAGGCCGCCTCCGAGCGGGCCTTTGGCGCCAGCAGCATCGTGTCCCAGGCCACCGGGCACACCGAGCGCATCGACGCCCAGATGGAGCGCGTGAAGAGTGGGATGACCAGCATCGGGCACGCCATCGGGCACACCGAGAGCAGCCTGCGGGAGCTCGTCCACCACGCCCGGCAGATCGTCTCCTTCACGAACACGCTGCAGGAGTTCGCCAATCAGACGGACGTGCTCGCGCTCAATGCCTCGCTGGAAGCCGCCCGCGCGGGCGAGGCCGGGCGAAGCTTCGCGGTCGTCGCCCGCGAGGTCCGCAAGCTGTCCGAGGCGTCCAAGGGCAGCTCGGTGAAGATCAACGAGGTGGTGCGCGGCATCCACGAGCAGCTGGACTCGACCCTGCAGGGCATGGGCGCCATCCGGCAGAACACCAGCCAGTTCGAGAACAACTTCGCCGATGCGCGCAAGACGCTGGAGTCCATCCGGGACATCGTCACCCGCATCGAGCAGATGATGCGCTCCACCATGGAGGACGCCACCGCGCAGGCGGGCGCCACAGGGGCCATCTTCTCGGGCGCCGCCCAGCTCCAGGGCCTCGTCGAGGCCCACGCCCAGATGAGCGCCGGGGTGGCCGTCACCGCCGACCAGCTCGGGCACCTCGCCGACGAGTTGCGCGAGCTCCTTCCCAGGAAGGAGCCCGGCCTGGCGCCCCCTTCCGCCGGGGTGTCCGCCCCCGCGGTGGCGCCTTCGCCCGCCCACTCCCCCAAGGCCGTCGCCTAG
- a CDS encoding SIMPL domain-containing protein yields MKTSRIVPMFALFTSLAALAQPQTASQTRADLSVRTVRVEGTGETKAQPDEAWIDLAVETQGATAKAAGEENAKKIERVLAALTAAGIPRKEMETRNYSVYPDYAQPDPRSEPKLRGYRANNTLSVHTRELGRLGEWIDRALASGANRVDGVRFGLTKADAVRAEALRQAVERARKSAEVLASALGVRLGAVLEASTVAEPPRLYPARAMMAMASDKSAEASTQILPEEQTVQAQVTLVYALEPAR; encoded by the coding sequence GTGAAGACGTCTCGAATCGTTCCGATGTTCGCGCTGTTCACCAGCCTGGCCGCCCTGGCGCAGCCCCAGACCGCGTCCCAGACGCGTGCCGACCTCTCGGTGCGCACCGTGCGGGTGGAGGGCACTGGCGAGACCAAGGCCCAGCCCGACGAGGCCTGGATCGACCTGGCCGTGGAGACGCAGGGCGCCACGGCGAAGGCGGCCGGTGAAGAGAACGCCAAGAAGATCGAGCGCGTGCTGGCCGCGCTGACCGCCGCGGGCATTCCCCGCAAGGAGATGGAGACGCGCAACTACTCGGTCTATCCCGACTACGCGCAGCCGGATCCGCGCTCGGAGCCGAAGCTGCGCGGCTACCGGGCCAACAACACCCTCTCGGTGCACACGCGGGAGCTGGGACGGCTGGGCGAGTGGATTGACCGCGCGCTGGCCTCGGGCGCCAACCGGGTGGACGGGGTGCGCTTCGGCCTGACCAAGGCGGACGCGGTGCGCGCCGAGGCCCTGCGCCAGGCGGTGGAGCGGGCGCGCAAGTCGGCCGAGGTGCTGGCCTCGGCGCTGGGCGTGCGGCTGGGCGCGGTGCTGGAGGCCAGCACCGTGGCGGAGCCCCCGCGCCTCTACCCGGCCCGGGCCATGATGGCGATGGCGTCGGACAAGAGCGCCGAGGCCTCCACGCAGATTCTGCCGGAGGAGCAGACCGTCCAGGCGCAGGTGACGCTCGTCTACGCCCTCGAGCCGGCCCGCTAG
- a CDS encoding sigma 54-interacting transcriptional regulator, which yields MDTPLIVGRAAEGGLQLLDEKVSREHCIIEPAGPTGHVLRDLGSRNGTWLNGQLLRETTRLRPGDHLSLGDSVLVYEPPFDTLRARDGESTLVLTRSPPAPSWNNLSPTPDGLARAGELAVRAALAPSPEAAAHLVLEALHSALQPSALTVLRLGLQGSLRALVARPLGVHLTLSRELVTSALRLGRVLTMPEVQALPEPDKQMTRVRKGQAHVLCAPLYAGGAPAGALCVLRESPFHDEEMALAGALAGAAGPSLCPAVEPPSPDRGRYTPPVAESPAMREALRLASAAALVQTAVLITGERGTGKEELARAIHCLGVRAPGPFVALHCGALRPEHAEAELFGHERGALPGAEGPRPGAFEQAEGGTLLLDEVGRLPAPLQVKLLRTLQDRMVHRVGGRGGFPVDVRVVAATHRPLIEAVRAGTFREDLYWRLNGMRIHLPPLRDRPEDVLPLAERFLSRLRPRMGFHIQGFTDEARATLRAHPWPGNARQLANAIERALLLMPPGEHIGPGDLPAEVRASQPSP from the coding sequence TTGGACACGCCCCTCATCGTGGGCCGTGCGGCCGAAGGCGGGCTCCAGCTCCTCGACGAGAAGGTCAGCCGCGAGCATTGCATCATCGAGCCCGCGGGCCCCACGGGCCACGTGCTGAGAGACCTGGGCTCGCGCAATGGCACCTGGCTCAACGGCCAGCTCCTCCGGGAGACCACGCGGCTGCGGCCGGGAGACCACCTCTCGCTGGGCGACAGCGTGCTCGTCTATGAGCCTCCCTTCGATACGCTGCGCGCCCGGGATGGGGAGTCCACGCTCGTGCTCACCCGGAGCCCGCCGGCGCCATCCTGGAACAACCTCTCGCCCACGCCGGACGGGCTCGCCCGCGCGGGGGAGCTGGCCGTGCGCGCCGCGCTCGCCCCGTCGCCCGAGGCCGCCGCCCACCTCGTCCTAGAGGCGCTCCACTCCGCCCTCCAGCCGTCCGCGCTCACGGTGCTGCGCCTGGGCCTTCAGGGCTCCCTGCGGGCCCTGGTGGCCCGGCCCCTGGGCGTGCACCTGACGCTGAGCCGCGAGCTGGTGACGTCGGCGCTGCGCCTGGGCCGGGTGCTGACCATGCCCGAGGTCCAAGCGCTGCCCGAGCCCGACAAGCAGATGACCCGCGTGCGCAAGGGCCAGGCCCACGTCCTGTGCGCCCCTTTGTATGCGGGTGGAGCGCCCGCCGGTGCGCTCTGCGTCCTGCGCGAGAGCCCCTTCCATGACGAGGAAATGGCCCTGGCCGGAGCCCTCGCGGGGGCCGCGGGCCCCTCGCTGTGTCCCGCCGTCGAGCCGCCCTCGCCGGACCGGGGCCGCTACACCCCGCCCGTGGCCGAGAGCCCTGCCATGCGCGAGGCCTTGCGCCTGGCCAGCGCCGCGGCGCTGGTCCAGACCGCCGTGCTCATCACCGGCGAGCGAGGCACCGGCAAGGAGGAGCTCGCCCGCGCCATCCACTGCCTGGGCGTCCGGGCCCCCGGGCCCTTCGTTGCCCTTCACTGCGGGGCCCTGCGGCCCGAGCATGCCGAGGCCGAGCTGTTTGGCCACGAGCGGGGCGCCCTTCCCGGGGCCGAGGGCCCGCGGCCAGGGGCCTTCGAGCAAGCGGAGGGCGGCACCCTGCTCCTGGACGAGGTGGGCCGCTTGCCCGCCCCGCTCCAGGTGAAGCTGCTGCGCACGCTCCAGGACCGGATGGTGCACCGCGTGGGCGGACGCGGGGGCTTCCCCGTGGACGTGCGCGTGGTGGCGGCCACCCACCGCCCCCTCATCGAGGCGGTGCGCGCGGGCACCTTCCGCGAGGACCTCTACTGGCGCCTCAATGGCATGCGCATCCACCTGCCCCCGCTCCGGGACCGGCCCGAGGACGTGCTCCCCCTGGCCGAGCGGTTCCTGTCGCGCCTGAGGCCCCGGATGGGCTTCCACATTCAGGGCTTCACGGACGAAGCCCGGGCCACCCTGCGCGCCCACCCCTGGCCGGGCAACGCGCGCCAGCTCGCCAATGCCATCGAGCGGGCGCTGCTGCTCATGCCCCCCGGAGAGCACATCGGCCCCGGAGATCTCCCCGCCGAGGTGCGGGCCTCCCAGCCCTCGCCGTGA
- a CDS encoding response regulator, with translation MRGRVLVVDDDPLVSSALRRTLAREHDVEVVVSSRKALDMLVAPESLYDVILCDLMMPEMTGMELHAQLAAAAPEQARRMVFVTGGAYTPAAQSFLERVSNPRLEKPFEPDKLRERVREWVAQVRTA, from the coding sequence ATGCGAGGTCGGGTGTTGGTGGTGGATGATGATCCGTTGGTGAGTTCGGCGCTGAGGCGGACGCTGGCCCGTGAGCATGACGTGGAGGTGGTGGTCAGCTCCCGCAAGGCGCTGGACATGCTTGTCGCCCCGGAGAGTCTCTATGACGTCATCCTCTGCGACTTGATGATGCCGGAGATGACGGGCATGGAGCTGCACGCGCAGCTCGCGGCGGCCGCCCCCGAGCAGGCGCGCCGGATGGTGTTCGTCACGGGCGGGGCCTATACCCCGGCGGCCCAGTCCTTCCTGGAGCGGGTGAGCAACCCCCGCCTGGAGAAGCCCTTCGAGCCGGACAAGCTCCGCGAGCGCGTCCGGGAGTGGGTCGCCCAGGTTCGCACCGCGTAA
- a CDS encoding RDD family protein, with the protein MFTSHLGLVHTRSRFRLWGADLLDLGTAVLLGWGAARALDLERSLAAVLASMASLWLLVGLLGGLRGWTLGRRLFDVQLVSAQGTPPGPLRALLRAFTTLPDLFLVPLLPARPLDRLLRVHGERPAPGLGPWLRGLAWQLPWVAALAVALGFIALPTRHEAFSYLDTTLIGWKCCHGYRRHQDTWMCQRSLSRLAREAKAHTPEAQPLVAQCPEAAARLAP; encoded by the coding sequence TTGTTCACATCGCATCTGGGGTTGGTCCACACCCGGTCCCGGTTCCGGCTGTGGGGCGCGGACCTGCTGGACCTGGGCACCGCGGTGCTCCTGGGCTGGGGCGCGGCCCGGGCCCTGGACCTGGAGCGAAGCCTCGCCGCCGTCCTGGCCTCCATGGCCAGCCTGTGGCTGCTCGTGGGGCTCCTGGGAGGACTGCGGGGGTGGACGCTGGGACGCCGGCTGTTCGACGTTCAACTCGTGTCCGCCCAGGGCACCCCGCCCGGGCCGCTCCGGGCCTTGCTCCGGGCGTTCACCACCCTGCCGGACCTGTTCCTCGTTCCCCTCTTGCCCGCCCGCCCCCTGGACCGGCTGCTGCGGGTGCATGGGGAGCGCCCCGCTCCAGGCCTGGGTCCTTGGCTCCGGGGGCTCGCCTGGCAGCTGCCCTGGGTGGCCGCGCTCGCCGTGGCCCTGGGCTTCATCGCCCTGCCCACCCGGCACGAGGCCTTTTCCTACCTGGACACCACGCTCATCGGCTGGAAGTGCTGCCACGGCTACCGGCGGCACCAGGACACCTGGATGTGCCAGCGCTCGCTCTCCCGCCTCGCGCGCGAGGCGAAGGCCCACACCCCGGAAGCCCAGCCCCTGGTGGCCCAGTGCCCCGAGGCGGCCGCGCGCCTGGCGCCGTGA
- a CDS encoding serine/threonine-protein kinase: MTNEFSESPRSLGRYELVHLLGQGGMGEVYLARISGAAGFEKPCIVKTILPALLKDGQFLERFHHEAKVLVHLVHSSIAQVYDMGETDGTYYMALEYVAGVDVAHLAEQSREKRLPLPVPVALSLVQRIAEGLGYAHRKTGLDGVPLGIVHRDVSPHNVMVSYEGEVKVIDFGLAKSAARSKYTLPATVMGKLGYMSPEQARAEPLDHRSDIYSCGVVLWELLAGRPLVPPGTVGEMMAAMAHPTVPSLCEVRPDVSPVLDAVVRRALEPLPHNRYARADEFARALNAQLVESGGAPSTEDVGTFVRAVCPEAFSAQRKLISSLSRERPEPMPPSPTAHGLPAVGVAPPHAPGVGPVELEATTVRPLHPREDSSVPIHPAATLMQGSLDNARSPAGALAPPASASVASPASRRVMVLALGFAAFGLVSASVGATLYFMSGPGERPPAWGEAHPPRPPPFPHAERGPPPGARPPPFQPGSAPPGAPGADPLVATPVRASAEPAPVAHAVDKQPAEPPRPASGEPKAAEPARIKVSNAVQVQARGNGYGVPVGSATGLKPEMVLQVVGPPGPKGLRKVLGQATVEQVEGPVTTVSLDAAALKARGPRFVALPEARPVPAPAEAKARVLEGGAKLSGLKHLNKKITLYNREDEALTNCMATLPGKRRLAVGTLPKGFKDYAWRYVRPHADAPEVPSGTLRLQCTEGSADFVLVE; this comes from the coding sequence ATGACCAACGAATTCTCAGAGTCGCCTCGCAGTCTCGGCCGCTACGAACTCGTCCACCTGCTGGGCCAGGGCGGAATGGGCGAGGTGTACCTCGCCCGGATTTCCGGCGCGGCGGGCTTCGAGAAGCCATGCATCGTGAAGACCATCCTGCCCGCCCTGCTCAAGGACGGGCAGTTCCTGGAGCGCTTCCACCACGAGGCCAAGGTGCTGGTGCACTTGGTCCACTCGTCCATTGCCCAGGTGTATGACATGGGCGAGACGGACGGCACCTATTACATGGCGCTCGAGTACGTGGCCGGGGTGGATGTGGCGCACCTGGCCGAGCAGTCGCGCGAGAAGCGGCTGCCCTTGCCCGTGCCGGTGGCGCTGTCCCTCGTTCAGCGCATCGCCGAGGGGCTCGGGTATGCCCACCGCAAGACGGGCCTGGATGGCGTGCCGCTGGGCATCGTCCACCGGGACGTGTCCCCGCACAACGTGATGGTGTCCTACGAGGGCGAAGTCAAAGTCATCGACTTCGGCCTCGCCAAGTCCGCGGCGCGCAGCAAGTACACCCTGCCCGCCACGGTGATGGGCAAGCTGGGGTACATGTCCCCGGAGCAGGCCCGGGCCGAGCCGTTGGATCACCGCAGCGACATCTACTCCTGCGGCGTGGTGCTCTGGGAACTGCTCGCGGGCCGGCCCCTGGTGCCGCCTGGGACGGTGGGCGAGATGATGGCCGCCATGGCCCACCCCACCGTGCCCTCGCTGTGTGAGGTGCGGCCGGACGTCAGCCCCGTGCTCGACGCCGTGGTGCGCCGCGCCCTGGAGCCGCTTCCCCACAACCGCTATGCCCGCGCGGATGAATTCGCGCGCGCGCTGAACGCGCAGCTCGTGGAGTCAGGGGGGGCGCCAAGCACCGAGGACGTGGGCACCTTCGTGCGGGCGGTGTGCCCCGAGGCCTTCTCCGCGCAGCGCAAGCTCATCTCCAGCCTCTCCCGTGAGCGCCCGGAGCCCATGCCCCCATCCCCCACGGCGCATGGGCTGCCGGCCGTGGGGGTGGCCCCGCCCCACGCCCCGGGCGTGGGCCCGGTGGAGTTGGAGGCCACCACGGTGCGCCCGCTGCATCCGCGGGAGGACTCCAGCGTCCCCATTCATCCGGCCGCGACCTTGATGCAGGGCAGCCTGGACAACGCCCGGTCTCCGGCGGGGGCCCTGGCGCCTCCGGCCAGTGCCTCCGTGGCGTCCCCTGCCTCGCGGCGGGTGATGGTGCTCGCGCTGGGGTTCGCCGCGTTCGGGCTGGTGAGCGCCTCCGTGGGGGCCACGCTGTATTTCATGAGTGGCCCCGGGGAGAGGCCTCCCGCCTGGGGCGAGGCGCATCCTCCCAGGCCCCCGCCCTTTCCCCATGCGGAGCGCGGGCCCCCCCCCGGTGCCCGGCCCCCGCCGTTTCAGCCGGGGAGCGCGCCCCCGGGGGCACCGGGAGCGGACCCGCTCGTTGCCACCCCCGTCCGGGCCTCGGCGGAGCCAGCCCCCGTGGCCCATGCCGTGGACAAGCAGCCCGCGGAGCCGCCGCGCCCCGCGTCCGGCGAGCCGAAGGCCGCCGAGCCCGCCCGGATCAAGGTGAGCAATGCCGTGCAGGTGCAGGCGCGGGGCAACGGCTACGGGGTGCCCGTGGGGAGCGCCACGGGTCTCAAGCCGGAGATGGTCTTGCAGGTGGTGGGGCCTCCGGGGCCGAAGGGCCTGCGCAAGGTGCTAGGCCAGGCCACCGTGGAGCAGGTGGAGGGGCCGGTCACCACGGTGAGCCTGGATGCCGCGGCGCTCAAGGCGCGGGGGCCTCGCTTCGTGGCGCTGCCCGAGGCCCGGCCCGTGCCGGCGCCCGCCGAGGCCAAAGCCCGGGTGTTGGAGGGCGGCGCGAAGCTTTCGGGCCTCAAGCACCTCAACAAGAAAATCACCCTCTACAACCGGGAAGACGAAGCGCTGACGAACTGCATGGCCACCCTGCCCGGCAAGCGCCGTCTGGCCGTGGGCACGCTGCCCAAGGGCTTCAAGGACTACGCCTGGCGGTACGTGCGCCCCCATGCCGACGCGCCCGAGGTGCCATCCGGAACCCTGCGCCTCCAGTGCACCGAGGGGAGCGCGGACTTCGTCCTCGTGGAGTGA
- a CDS encoding DUF2750 domain-containing protein, translating to MTQEMSEARLQAVWALPPERRHAWFVQRVRESGEAWGLYSKGWALAQDAQGNDVLPLWPGPAFAQRCATRMWAAYAPRRVALAELLEEMLPELAAEGIPVGVFFNPDGEGWPVAAQELGAQLVGPAARA from the coding sequence ATGACGCAGGAGATGTCCGAGGCGCGGCTCCAGGCCGTGTGGGCCTTGCCCCCCGAGCGGCGCCATGCCTGGTTCGTGCAGCGGGTCCGCGAGTCGGGCGAGGCGTGGGGCCTGTACTCGAAGGGCTGGGCACTGGCCCAGGATGCGCAGGGCAACGATGTGCTGCCGCTGTGGCCGGGGCCCGCGTTCGCCCAGCGGTGCGCCACGCGAATGTGGGCCGCCTATGCGCCCCGGCGGGTGGCGCTGGCGGAGCTGCTGGAGGAGATGCTCCCCGAGCTGGCGGCGGAGGGCATCCCGGTGGGGGTCTTCTTCAACCCGGACGGGGAGGGGTGGCCGGTGGCGGCCCAGGAGCTGGGCGCTCAGCTTGTGGGTCCCGCCGCCCGTGCCTGA